A segment of the Candida albicans SC5314 chromosome 2, complete sequence genome:
GTGTAAACAACATTAGTAGTGGCAACAGAATTAAACTGCCAGTTCCAAAGAAATACACTCCAAAATTAATTCACACAAATGCCTCagcaacaaattttttaccGCAAGTGGACGCTTATGGTAAAACCGAGAGTGGTTATAAACAATGGATCTCTCCAAATGGAACTTTGATAGCCAATTTGTTGACTACTGCTGGCGCTGATAGAGTTATCACTATGGATTTGCATGATCCACAATTTCAAGGATTCTTCAATATCCCCGTGGACAATTTATATTCAAAACCTATTTTGAAACATTACATATTGAATTTCATTCCTAACTATAAAGATTGTGTCATTGTCAGTCCTGATTCAGGTGGTGCCAAAAGAGCAACTGCTATTGCTGATTCCTTAGGTTGTCCATTTGCATTGATTCACAAGGAGAGAAGAGCCAAGTTGCCAAAGAATCCACCTCTGACTTCCATGAGTAATAGTCATAGTCATAATCATTATAATTCTCAACATAAGCCGACAATGGTTGCAACTACCATGTTGGTGGGTGATGTTGCTGGTAAAGTTTGTGTTTTGGTGGATGACTTGGTTGATACCTCGTATACTATTACTAGGGCTGccaaattattgaaagatCAAGGTGCTGAATATGTGTATGCATTGGTCACACATGGTATTTTTAGTGGTGATGCCATCAACAGAATACAACAAAGTgctattgataaattagtCGTTACAAATTCTACGCCACAATCCGAGCATGTGGAGATACTAGGTGATAGAATGGAAGTCTTGGATGTTAGTAGAGTGTTTGCTGAATCTATAAGAAGAATCAATAACGGTGAAAGTGTTAGTATGTTATTTGATCATGGGTGGTAGAGATTGCTGTTAATAAAGTGAATGAGTtaaaaaagaggaaaaatCTTTTTGAATGTGATTTATTAAGTGTTATAGCTTGAAACGTATGAATAAATGTCAAACTTGTTGAACTATAGTTTGCAACTAGAGGAGGGGTTTTGCAACACATATAATGTTAATTGCACAGTGTAGAAATAAATTGTGGAGAACAGAACAGGGGAAAATCATCAAAgttgaaataataataacaaagGAGGGGGGAAGTAGAGACTGGGGTAGACGAAGTAGACCAAACGCGTTCCCCGGAAAAGTACGGGCATTACCAAGAGTTTGTtggtttcttcttcaatgaCACAATAGTTCCGCTGTTACGATCCgcttttgaaattaaaacgGCATGAACTTGCTACCAAGGAGTAGTCAGATCTTCAACTTCTCTTGgaataaaaacaataaccATTACAGGCGAAATACTATATTGTTCCGGTTTTCTGTTAGTTACCCAAAAAATTCTTGGACTACTGGTCAATCCATTGTTTGTAAGGCTCTTTGATTTGTAGTTATAAGTGAATAACCTTCAGCTATCCCCTTTCTTCCATTCAAAGAGATGGGTCTCCAAAATTTATGACGACGAAACtgtaaattaattaaaaatatcatcatcaaaagagaaagagatGACGATTTAAACTAAATCCAcctttaaaaaaaaaaatagaatctTTGCACATTTTGTGGGGAAATTGGACATAAATGGCATTAACAAAATAGTAATTGTTTAGGTTTCTAGCGTTTAAAGTTGTGCTATTATACAACCTGGTACGCCTTGAGGCATTTTGTTGTGTGAGTTGAAACTAGTTCgtgaagaaagaaacaacagCTTTCAATGTTCTATTGCCTTTCAGTTTTCTCAATTTCGCCAAGCGGCATTTTCCCCAATTAGTTATGCCacaattattacaaaagGTTTATTACATGAATTCCTGAAAGCAAAGATTTAAACGattttctaattctttttcttttcttttttttatttcttctttggtgGGGGGAGGAGGAGGGGGGAATGAGAGAGAAATCTTTTGGCGCTATTTCTTTAGCAACTAAATCAACGCGATGTCAATCTGGATAGTGTACCGTAGTAGAGTTTGGCTTTTCTATTTTGAATGACAATTTGTTGACCATTTAATTAATGGTGcttgttattgttatggTAATTGCTTATTCGGGACTGGTTTCATAAAGTAGTCACACTTTCTGACAATGGTTGGATCCCCGTCGTTTGAATGGTCAGTGTTTGAATTATAATCGTCACTCAGTAGTTACAGGTCACACCCAACGGTTTGCGggattatatttttttttagcgTTTCCGTTTAAGAAAGGTGTGAGTTAAACTTCGCTTTGGTTAGTTGTTTTGAGAAAcacaacttttttttttgttggttgaTCCAAaactataataataattgagtGGACACGTAGATACACATATACATTGTGGACTAGTGGAAAGGCAAAACTAGTAAGAGCACAAACATCCATACAAGAAAAGAGAACCTTCCATTGAATAGCAACAAGATTCtttaaaatgaaattgttgggGTAAAAGGGGAAGGAAATATTGGTTTTGCTCTCAATGTTCCTTGAAATGATCAAACGGAATGTGAATGCAACCCTTCAACGTAACTTTTACTGAAAATACAAGAGTAAtgttatttatttcaaaacGAGGCTTCATTTTACTCATTGCTcgtgttgttgttactttaaaaatttaccGAATGCAAACCTTTGAATGTTGACAGGTTCTACATCCAGACTTTGCACCTTTTACCATATCTTTTGTTGCTTCTCGGGGCACCATATCCCGTTTCTGTTATCTTTCTACTTTTAATTTACTATTCGTTATCTTTTCTTTAACTATttaattgtaaaaattCTAGAGTTTACTCGATCGACACGGTCTTGGtgtatttgataaattagaatttttcagatttttcaaaatgaatttgtCTTTTTGCACGCTCTTCATCACCGCTActactaaaaaaaacaatttaaaataaaaaaagtcCGTAAAGCACCGAAATGTGGGACACCTTATGCCTATAACTATATTTGGGTAGCATTTAACTATATGCAGTATTCTGAGGTATTTATTGATTCGAGACAATTGGGACTAGAGAGAAAAAATGCCACATAGAGTATGCATGCACTAAAAAAACCTCTCTTAGTAGTTCTGAAAACTACCAAGTGTTCCTGGAACAAGAGGGGAGTATAGAATGGCACAATCGTGGattgttatttttgtatactgtgtattattatttggttgtcttccttctttccttttccCCCccaccttttttttttccactTCTGATTTTTGCCAATGTTATAGCCAAGAAACAATTACTTCAACTATAAATACAATCAAAATTTCCCTACGTCTTGATTGCTCTTTTGCTggttgaattgattttttttagttttacaATTAAAGTTCATTCGAAAGGTTATTTTTACACTGAGGCTGCTGCTATTACCAGAACTACAACAACTGTCAGTTTCAATTCTGAACAATTTACTATCTTACTGCTCAACCAACACTTTTCTTCCACACTTAGTTGATCAGTTACTAATATCAAGAGTTTTTGCTACAGTGATATACTAAAAcatatttaaaaaaaaaacaataagaaTTATTTACAAATACTCCCACATACTTAATCATGACTTCTGCATCACTTGAAAACGGAGTTTCTCGTTTAAACATTTACAGAACCACATCAAACACTTCATCCCAAGTTAGTTTGAAACACGACTACATTGACTCCCCCTTTAGTGGTAAAAAGGATCAATTTGATCAGGTTTTGGATGTTTTGGATTCCACTGGTTTTATCCCTGAATCGCTCATTGAATCTGAAGCAAAATGGTTTTACGAATCGTTAGGTATTGATGACGTGTTTTTTGCCAGATCGCTGCCAGAAGATATTGCTTCTCACATTCACGCTTTATATTCCTGTAAAGTGCAAGCTTATTCTAGTTTTGGTGAACAGCCATTGATTTCCTACAAGAGAGAAGCCGAAGATCATGCAGTCTTCTTTGACACTGTTGATGCTGAATCTTATAAGAGAAACcaatttgaagaaagaattgaTGACAAATATATTGACCCTTCAAGCACTACTACCAATAGTTACCGTACTGAATATTTCAGTGCCCCATTGAATTACCAATCTGACCCTATTTTGCTGGGGGTTTACCAACAAAATAAGGAGTTGCGCGACCAATATGTtcgtttattttttgtttataaaaACAATTACACCATACTGGAAGCTGCTGCAAATGAAACCGatttagaaaaaattggtgaCAAGACTTTTTTGAAGATTGCCTCTGATAACACCAAGCAATTGTATACTTCTATTGTCAAGGATGTCATAAATACTACTGGTCCTGTCATCAAACATTTCCCGCTTGAAGACTCTGAAGAATATAGAGTGGTCATTGGTTACAAACAAAAGACTTCTGCTAGATACAATTCAGCTTTGAGTGATTTGGCCAACTACTACAAATTGCAAGTCACCAGAAAGTATGTTGAACAATTTTCTAACGGTGTCACCATAATATCCATGTATGTTACTTCAAAACTGAGAAAATCACCTGTTGACTTGTCAATTTACCAAGTCATCAAAGAAGCTTCGTTGTTGTATTGTATTCCTCACAATTACTTCCACGATAGATTCATTCAAGGTGAATTATCCTTGCAAGAATCAATCTATGCTCAATCAGGTGTTATCTTTGTTACTCATTTTTTGAATCGTTTGGGTCCTGAATATAACAAGCTTTCTTCATTGTTAGATCCttccaaatcaattgaacaTGCTGAAGTATTAAACAGTTTAAAGAAGAGATTGAGAGCTGAAACTTACACTCAAGATTACATCAAGGAAGTTTTTGACAACAGAAGAGACATTGTTCGTAAATTATACCGTCAATTTGCTGATGTTCATTACATTAGATCTTCCATGGAAAAGACATTATCCTACCAAAGATTATCCCAAATTACCCCGGTTGGatctgaagaagaatttgagCAATTGTTGAGCAGAGAATGTTCTCAAAATGAGCATCATGCTATTGTCTTGAGAGCTTTGTACACTTTCAACAAATCCATCTTGAAAACCAATTTCTATACATCAACCAAAGTTGCTTTATCATTCAGATTGAACCCATCATTTTTACCAGAATCTGAATATCCTGAACGTCCATATGGAATGTTTTTCGTTGTTGGTTCTGATTTCAGAGGGTTCCACATTAGATTTAGAGATATTGCCCGTGGTGGTATTAGAATTGTTAGATCAAGATCTTTGGATGCTTATAATGTCAATGCTCGTAACTTGTTTGACGAAAACTACAACTTGGCCAACACTCAACAACGTAAGAACAAGGATATTCCAGAAGGTGGTTCCAAAGGTGTTATTTTGTTGGATCCAGGTGCAGCTCAAGAGCGCCCACAAGCTTGCTTCGAAAAGTATATTGATGCTTTAATCGATTTGcttttgaaacaaaatattcCAGGTGTCAAGGACAACTATGTTGATTTGTATGCCAAGCCAGAAATCTTGTTCTTGGGTCCAGATGAAGGTACTGCTGGTTACGTTGACTGGGCCACATTACACGCCAGAGAAAGAGGAGCACCTTGGTGGAAGTCTTTCTTGACTGGTAAATCTCCTGAATTAGGGGGTATTCCTCATGATGAATATGGTATGACAACATTGTCTGTGCGTGCTTATGTCAACAAAATctatgaaaaattggacATTGACGATGCAAAGATCCGTAAATTCCAAACTGGTGGTCCTGATGGGGATTTGGGATCCAACGAAATTTTGTTATCAAGAAAGGAAAACTATGTTGGTATAGTTGATGGATCCGGTGTTATTTGTGACCCTCAAGGTTTGGATAAACAAGAGTTGATTAGATTGgccaaagaaagaaagatgATTGAACATTATGACAAAACTAAATTGTCTCCACAAGGTTATGTTGTGTTGGTTGATGATATGGATGTCAAATTACCAAGTGGAGAAGTTGTCACCAGTGGTGTTGCCTTTAGAAATACATTCCACTTGAAATTGAAGCAACAATTTGGAGTTGATGGTGTCGATCTTTTTGTTCCATGTGGTGGTAGACCAGCTGCAATTGATACCAACAATGTTCATGACTTGATTGACGAAAAGACTGGTAAATCAGTTGTTCCATACTTTGTCGAAGGTGCTAACTTGTTTATAACTCAATCAgcaaaattaattttagaaaaagctggtattgttatttttaagGATGCTTCTACTAACAAAGGTGGTGTtacttcttcatctttagAAGTGTTGGCTTCTTTGTCTTTTGACGATAAAGGATTCTTGGAAAACATGTGTGTTGATCCTGAGACCAAAGCCAAACCACAATTCTACCAAGATTATGTCAAGGATGttcaaaaaatcattgTTGGTAATGCTGATTCCGAGTTTGAAGCCTTGTGGAAATTGAAGGCTGAAACTGGTACTCCATTCACTATATTGTCCGATAAATTGAGTGTTGCCATTAACAAATTGGGAGATGAGTTGGCCAACTCCAAGGAATTATGGAACgatgatattgaatttagaaATGCTGTATTGTTGGATTCATTGCCACCTTTGTTGTTAGAAAAAGTTGGTATTGAAAATGTGTTATCTAGAGTTCCTGAAGCTTATTTGAAAGCTATTTTTGCCACTCATTTAGCTTCAAAGTTTGTTTACTCTAGAGGAATCGATTCTAATCCTGCTaaatttttggaatttaTCAGTTCTATTAGAAAggattttattcaaaaggGATTGCTCAAGTATTAGAAGGTTGTTTCAAATACGTTTAGAGATTTATCTATAATTATGAGAAAATGcttgattttcaaaaattctatttataattatttatttaaagtTTGCTTGTTTTTCTAGTTCAATTCGGTTTgcttttttcattcatatATTATATGTGTTTATGTTTATTTTCCTaaataaaagaatattAAAAGTTTCTGTGAATTTGTAAACTATTCCTTGTAAGTTTCTCTGTGATTTCAGCTATCATGTTTagtgaaaagaaaagccTGACCCATCAAATCATGATGAAAGGAtctctatttttttctaaatcttATTGGTTTGTCGATTGTGGAGAAGATGAAGactcttcaatttcttttcttgcTTGAACTTCGTCATTAATTCTTGATGTCACGTAATCTCCTATCAATGCAAatccaattgttgaaaaccCAACATAATATCTGACCTTTGATGGAAGAGCCATCCATCTAGCATACAACCCCATTGTAGCCGTAATGTTTAAagagatgaagaagaaacatAAAAACTTGATTTTCCTTTgcgattttttttcattgtttgttttcttctctATTCAATGTTttgtattctttttttcttgggtAGAAATTCCTGTTGCAAATCAACCTCATCTCCTATACATCTATCATGGAAACACTACCACACAGTAAAAGAATAGAAATTGTGAAAACTACCCTCCCACCATGTTGTTTACGAATCCATCCTCAGGATACCtcaaaaatattcattGGAACTTATAAATTAGAAGATGATGGATCTCGACATGGCTCATTAGATTACTATAGCTTTCTTGACaacaaattatcattaatatcCAGTACTGCTACTTTAGGAGCAATACTAgatattaaatttaatccATCTGATCCACAAATGTTGGTCTCTGCCCATTCAAATGGTCATTTGTTAATATGGAAGTTTGACAATAATACATTGGAATTATCTCACGACGCAAACGTCCATGAAGATACATTGATAAcgtcaatttttttcaacccTAATAAAGACAGCAATGGTTCTGTGATTTTGCTTACTTTCACTGATGGTTACCTGGGTCTATTTGATTTGGAGAAATTAGAGATTGATTACTTTGATACTTGTCATGAATTAGAATGTTGGACTGGTTCATTTGGTGAAATTGGTCAATTATCTAATGTCGTATACActggtggtgatgattcCCAATTGATTGCTCATGACTTACGAactaaacaacaaatatgGACCTTGCGTCGAGGTCATGATGCTGGGATTGTGTCAATTTTATCACCCAATGATAACTGGAACAAAACCAGTCCGAATACCTTATGGACTGGTTCAtatgatgataatttaaGGGTTTGGGATTTGCGagtaattgataaatcaaatccaaGCTTGATTTCTGGGTACATACCTAAAATTATTTCCCAAGAAAACTTGGGTGGTGGGGTATGGAGATTGATTCCAAGTCCTGTTGATAATAGATTGCTCAGTTGTTGTATGTATGATGGTGCCAGAATAATCGATGCTAACCTGGATAGTTTTACAGTTACTCGTTATTTTAAACAAGATCATCAGAGTATGTGTTATGGGGGCGATTGGTCATCCGATGGGAAGTTCATTGCAACGTGTTCGTTTTACGATAATGTTGTGCAAGTGTGGTCACCTGATCAATgtgtataataatataaacaGTCTTTATAtaccttttttttagcCTTTTCAAGGACACTCTCATGCATACAAACTCAAATCAAGTGGCACCGAGGAGCCTCTACCACTTGGGTACAACTTCTCCTTTTCACCTCTCTCACCAAATCTTCTTGGATTGGGTAATGCGTTAGCattaacaaatttgaaTCTCTTGTCATCGATTACCAATTTCTCTGGTTTGGAATCTCCATTACTTGCATTTCGAGGGTTTATCGTGTAAGCCAGTGCAGAAATTTTTCTCAAGTTTGTTCCTGCATTTTGTCTCAAGTCTAAATCGttgaaattagaagaagaaactcTTGATGTCGAGCTTGAGGATTTGTATTCTGATCCTGTAGTTTGTGTTGGTGGTGGGGGTGGAGGTGCAGCTTTTTTGGTTCTGGGTGGTGGGGGTGCAGAACTTGATGGCAAAGGCGGTGGCGAAGGTGGGTCGTTGCTTGGTATGTCCGTTGACACTGAAGATGCGTTATTTTGAGTAGATTCTGAAGTTGGTAATGTTGGAGGTATGGTATTTGGTATTGCTGGCGGAGCAGGTGGGGCCGGTGGAACAACACTAGGTACacttggtggtggtggtgcaATTGGTGGTGCGTCCTTGACAGAATTCGAAGCAGATGCATGAGGTGGACCACTTGGTGGTACCGGTGGCACATTTTGTGGAATTGGTGGGGCAGTTGGTGTCTGATTTTCCTGCTTTTTATGATGCGAGAATGGATTAAAACTCATATGATGTTTTCCGGCACTCGAGGATTTACCAGTGTTGCTAGTTGCATTACTTAAAGAAACTGGTTTTGTATCTGGTGTTTGTTTCGATGATATCTCTGACAGAGGCTCCGGTGTGTCTTCGTTTCTGGTGGTATAGCTCTTATTGCTTCCATCCACGACAAATTTATCATCCCTCTTCGCATTAATTTGAGCTAAAAATGGTAATGATCCTCCAGCTGCAGGTGGTGCAATACTGCTTGAATTGGTCTTGGGTGTACCTTTCTCCTCTTTTGAAGTCCCCATTGCTGGTAGCGGAGGTGCAATTGGAGGCGCTGGCGGTGCCGGCGGTGCTGGCGGTGCTGGTGGAATGTTTGGTACGCGTGACGCATTTGATGACGAACTCTTTGCAATTGAAGGAGGTAATGATCCAGGCACCGATGGACTAGCTGCGGAATTAGAACTTTGTGCTGAGCTTATGACATTTTTATCATCTCTTTTAGCATTTATTTCAGATAAAAATGGCAACCCTCCTGATGGAAGTGGGGGTGCAGTTGGAACCTTTCCTTCGTTTCGGTTTTGTAATTCTTCTGGCACTGttggtgctggtggtgctggtggcggtggtggtggGATGCTGTTTGGCAAAGGGGGCGCAGATGTTGGTACTGGTGGTGGACCACTTGGCAATGGTGGAGGTTTTGATGAAGGTTCTTGTGCAATATTGCTATTTTGAGATGAATTCCTTATATGTGAGGACTTTTTAGGTCTCGTTGGTGGCACTTTTGGGGGAGTACGTTTTTGAATCgtaggtggtggtggcgcTTGCGACGGGATTGGAGGTGCCACTGGTGGAACTGGTGGTGGCAAGTTACTAGGTTCTTGAGTGGAGACTGAAGCTGACGTTTCAGTTTTTGTTGGTCTGGGTGGTACCTGTGCAGTGTTAAGCGTTGGGATTTTGGGAGCTGATGAAGGCACAATTCCAGACCTATTGTCTACATGTTTCAACTTGGGTATACCTCTGGCAAATATATCGCCCAATTGTGGGACAGCAGGTGCTGAGGGTAAAGAATTTGTCGCTCCTGAACTATTTGCCAGTGCTTGAGGGGGAGCTGCCGATACAGATACTTTAGAATCGATCATGGGCTTGGATTTATCGACGGTGGTTGCTTTCTTTAATCTCGCACCTTTTCTAATATCTCCCAACAATGCATCTCTACCTGGTGGCATCGATGGAGGAGGACCTGGTGGTAAATTTCCTAAGCCTGAtggtggaggtggtggaggaggaggtggtggtggtggtgcaGCCATTGCTATTTCTAatgtttcaaatcaatgaagAAGTACGTAATAGTCAAAGGGAAAAAAATCTACGTTGAACTGGAACTTAGTTTCGGTGATATGCTTTAAAACTGTTTTTGTGTAATGGCACGACTCCTTTCTATATTTGCTACGATGTATATACATACAAAAGCTGTACATTAATACTGATAGAACATTTAAGTTATAGGTTCATTATTTTACACCCCATGATAAATTATCGTATCCAAATAACCATGGTCCAATGGTATGTCTAACAACTATCATTGTCACGCcaataacaaattgaaCGACCAAAATAGATATACATAATTGGTCTTCTCGTAAAGGTCCTACCCACACCAACGTAAGATTGATTATGGTCATATTGGAAAATCTAACAATCTGATTCAGTTTGGAACCCCTTTCCACTTTTATGAGCTTGAAAAAACTGAGAGTTTCTAAAATCGCCAAGTTTAGACGGCTTGCTTTCTTTAATTCTGCAAAACTGGGATGCATCAAACCATCCTCAATACTAAATCTGGGTAATCTGTGTC
Coding sequences within it:
- the PRS5 gene encoding ribose phosphate diphosphokinase subunit (Putative 5-phospho-ribosyl-1(alpha)-pyrophosphate synthetase; Hap43-induced; repressed during core stress response), translating into MRDLIVLGGSSHPNLTKSICRSLTLEQGLVDSRKFSNGEISIEVKNSVREKDVFIIQSGCGHVNDNFLELLITIAACKTASAKRVTAVLPLFPYSRQPDIPYLANATGAPSISTKKEEYTFESAPATPNPLSKSSSEKSFLSSASSSIVSENKAATTGVNNISSGNRIKSPVPKKYTPKLIHTNASATNFLPQVDAYGKTESGYKQWISPNGTLIANLLTTAGADRVITMDLHDPQFQGFFNIPVDNLYSKPILKHYILNFIPNYKDCVIVSPDSGGAKRATAIADSLGCPFALIHKERRAKLPKNPPSTSMSNSHSHNHYNSQHKPTMVATTMLVGDVAGKVCVLVDDLVDTSYTITRAAKLLKDQGAEYVYALVTHGIFSGDAINRIQQSAIDKLVVTNSTPQSEHVEILGDRMEVLDVSRVFAESIRRINNGESVSMLFDHGW
- the GDH2 gene encoding glutamate dehydrogenase (NAD(+)) (Putative NAD-specific glutamate dehydrogenase; fungal-specific; transcript regulated by Nrg1, Mig1, Tup1, and Gcn4; stationary phase enriched protein; flow model biofilm induced; Spider biofilm induced): MTSASLENGVSRLNIYRTTSNTSSQVSLKHDYIDSPFSGKKDQFDQVLDVLDSTGFIPESLIESEAKWFYESLGIDDVFFARSSPEDIASHIHALYSCKVQAYSSFGEQPLISYKREAEDHAVFFDTVDAESYKRNQFEERIDDKYIDPSSTTTNSYRTEYFSAPLNYQSDPILSGVYQQNKELRDQYVRLFFVYKNNYTISEAAANETDLEKIGDKTFLKIASDNTKQLYTSIVKDVINTTGPVIKHFPLEDSEEYRVVIGYKQKTSARYNSALSDLANYYKLQVTRKYVEQFSNGVTIISMYVTSKSRKSPVDLSIYQVIKEASLLYCIPHNYFHDRFIQGELSLQESIYAQSGVIFVTHFLNRLGPEYNKLSSLLDPSKSIEHAEVLNSLKKRLRAETYTQDYIKEVFDNRRDIVRKLYRQFADVHYIRSSMEKTLSYQRLSQITPVGSEEEFEQLLSRECSQNEHHAIVLRALYTFNKSILKTNFYTSTKVALSFRLNPSFLPESEYPERPYGMFFVVGSDFRGFHIRFRDIARGGIRIVRSRSLDAYNVNARNLFDENYNLANTQQRKNKDIPEGGSKGVILLDPGAAQERPQACFEKYIDALIDLLLKQNIPGVKDNYVDLYAKPEILFLGPDEGTAGYVDWATLHARERGAPWWKSFLTGKSPELGGIPHDEYGMTTLSVRAYVNKIYEKLDIDDAKIRKFQTGGPDGDLGSNEILLSRKENYVGIVDGSGVICDPQGLDKQELIRLAKERKMIEHYDKTKLSPQGYVVLVDDMDVKLPSGEVVTSGVAFRNTFHLKLKQQFGVDGVDLFVPCGGRPAAIDTNNVHDLIDEKTGKSVVPYFVEGANLFITQSAKLILEKAGIVIFKDASTNKGGVTSSSLEVLASLSFDDKGFLENMCVDPETKAKPQFYQDYVKDVQKIIVGNADSEFEALWKLKAETGTPFTILSDKLSVAINKLGDELANSKELWNDDIEFRNAVLLDSLPPLLLEKVGIENVLSRVPEAYLKAIFATHLASKFVYSRGIDSNPAKFLEFISSIRKDFIQKGLLKY
- a CDS encoding uncharacterized protein (Ortholog of C. dubliniensis CD36 : Cd36_11730, C. parapsilosis CDC317 : CPAR2_104195, Candida tenuis NRRL Y-1498 : CANTEDRAFT_109454 and Debaryomyces hansenii CBS767 : DEHA2C10076g), with translation MGLYARWMALPSKVRYYVGFSTIGFALIGDYVTSRINDEVQARKEIEESSSSPQSTNQ
- a CDS encoding diphthamide synthase (Ortholog(s) have diphthine methylesterase activity, role in endocytic recycling, peptidyl-diphthamide biosynthetic process from peptidyl-histidine and endosome localization), with product METLPHSKRIEIVKTTLPPCCLRIHPQDTSKIFIGTYKLEDDGSRHGSLDYYSFLDNKLSLISSTATLGAILDIKFNPSDPQMLVSAHSNGHLLIWKFDNNTLELSHDANVHEDTLITSIFFNPNKDSNGSVILLTFTDGYSGLFDLEKLEIDYFDTCHELECWTGSFGEIGQLSNVVYTGGDDSQLIAHDLRTKQQIWTLRRGHDAGIVSILSPNDNWNKTSPNTLWTGSYDDNLRVWDLRVIDKSNPSLISGYIPKIISQENLGGGVWRLIPSPVDNRLLSCCMYDGARIIDANSDSFTVTRYFKQDHQSMCYGGDWSSDGKFIATCSFYDNVVQVWSPDQCV
- the VRP1 gene encoding Vrp1p (Verprolin-related protein involved in actin cytoskeleton organization and polarized morphogenesis; interacts with Wal1p and Myo5p; downregulated upon adherence to polystyrene), which encodes MAAPPPPPPPPPPPPSGLGNLPPGPPPSMPPGRDALLGDIRKGARLKKATTVDKSKPMIDSKVSVSAAPPQASANSSGATNSLPSAPAVPQLGDIFARGIPKLKHVDNRSGIVPSSAPKIPTLNTAQVPPRPTKTETSASVSTQEPSNLPPPVPPVAPPIPSQAPPPPTIQKRTPPKVPPTRPKKSSHIRNSSQNSNIAQEPSSKPPPLPSGPPPVPTSAPPLPNSIPPPPPPAPPAPTVPEELQNRNEGKVPTAPPLPSGGLPFLSEINAKRDDKNVISSAQSSNSAASPSVPGSLPPSIAKSSSSNASRVPNIPPAPPAPPAPPAPPIAPPLPAMGTSKEEKGTPKTNSSSIAPPAAGGSLPFLAQINAKRDDKFVVDGSNKSYTTRNEDTPEPSSEISSKQTPDTKPVSLSNATSNTGKSSSAGKHHMSFNPFSHHKKQENQTPTAPPIPQNVPPVPPSGPPHASASNSVKDAPPIAPPPPSVPSVVPPAPPAPPAIPNTIPPTLPTSESTQNNASSVSTDIPSNDPPSPPPLPSSSAPPPPRTKKAAPPPPPPTQTTGSEYKSSSSTSRVSSSNFNDLDLRQNAGTNLRKISASAYTINPRNASNGDSKPEKLVIDDKRFKFVNANALPNPRRFGERGEKEKLYPSGRGSSVPLDLSLYA